In Puniceicoccus vermicola, the DNA window GCTTAATCTTCTCAATCTTTTCGTCAGGATGTATTGCCTTGTATAAATCGGAAAAGTCTTTGGATATGGCTATCAGGGTTTCGTTGGCGTGGCGAATTCGCTCCTCGTGCAAGACCTCTTTGATCTTTTCACAACGAGCGATGATAAACTCGATTCGTTTGCCATCTTTGACGGTATCTTTGATGCGTTTTACCGCATTTCGAACTTCGGTCTGAATGCTTTTTCTTCTGTGTAGCGCGGCGCACTCTTTCTCGACTTTTTCAGCAAACGGTTTGAGCTCGGAAGCCTCTTTTTTCAATTCCTCATACCATTCTTCATTGATGTGTCCTGATAAAAATGGACACGGGATTCTCTTAGAAGGAGAATCAAAGAATGAAGAGACGCCGCTACACTGCCGAGTTCAAAAAAGAGGCAGTCAAGATGATCATAATTGAAGGTACACCGGTGAAGGAGGTATCCGAGCAGCTTGGTGTTCCCGAGGGGATGCTGTATAGCTGGAGGAAGAAGCACCTGGATGATTTGGAGGCTGAGGCTCCCGAGGGTGCACAGAGTCCGAAGGCGATGGCCGAGGAGCTGGCCCAGGTCCGCAAGGAGCTGGCCAAGCAAAAGCGGATGAACGAGATACTAAAAAAAACGGTGGGCTACTTCAGCAACCCCGAGTGATGCGCTATCGGTTTATAGAGGATCACAAGGCTCGCTACGGAGTAGACGAGCTGTGCGAGTGTTTCGGACTGAGCCGCAGCGGTTACTATGACTGGCAGGCTCGCGAGCCTGCCAGTCATAGTAACCGCTGCGGCTCTCAAGGGACGGATTACCGAGTTGCACCGGCAAGCCCGTGGACGCTACGGCCACCGCCCAATCCACGAACACCTCAAGGACGAGGATCTCGGCTGTGGCCGCGACCGGACGTTACGGTTGATGAAGGAGCTGGGGATCGAAGGTCGACAAACGAAGGGCTTCAAGCCCCTTGGCACCAACAGCAAGCACGACTTCGGCTACAGCGCCAACTTGCTGCGCGAACTCGGAAAGCCGGACGACTGCAATCAGGTCTGGGTAGCCGATACGACCTACCTGCGCGTCCAGCGGGGCTGGTGTTATCTGGCAACAGTGATGGATCTGTACAGTCGGCGGATCATCGGTTGGAGCGTTTCCTCCCGCAACGATTCAAAGCTGGTTTGCCAGGCTCTGCAGTGCGCCGTCCTGACCCGAGGCGGCGAGCTGCCCGAGGGCCTCATTCACCACAGCGACCGGGGTAGCACCTACGCCAGCTACGACTATGAGAACATGTTGGAGAGCTTCGGGATCAAACAAAGCATGAGCGCCAAGGGGAACTGCTACGACAACGCCGCCCAGGAATCCTTCTACGGGCGGTATAAGACCTCAACAGTTGGCGATGAGGTCTTCTTCG includes these proteins:
- a CDS encoding transposase, with the translated sequence MKRRRYTAEFKKEAVKMIIIEGTPVKEVSEQLGVPEGMLYSWRKKHLDDLEAEAPEGAQSPKAMAEELAQVRKELAKQKRMNEILKKTVGYFSNPE
- a CDS encoding IS3 family transposase, producing the protein MTGRLASLPVIVTAAALKGRITELHRQARGRYGHRPIHEHLKDEDLGCGRDRTLRLMKELGIEGRQTKGFKPLGTNSKHDFGYSANLLRELGKPDDCNQVWVADTTYLRVQRGWCYLATVMDLYSRRIIGWSVSSRNDSKLVCQALQCAVLTRGGELPEGLIHHSDRGSTYASYDYENMLESFGIKQSMSAKGNCYDNAAQESFYGRYKTSTVGDEVFFDEDTARSNAFEYIEVFYNRFRKHSSLGYKSPIQFEEKIAPPMGGNHTSLPACINYN